The following are encoded in a window of Chitinophagaceae bacterium genomic DNA:
- a CDS encoding pyruvate dehydrogenase complex dihydrolipoamide acetyltransferase: MAEVIRMPRMSDTMEEGVIVEWNKKVGDSIKAGDILAEVETDKATMELESYQEGTLLYIGVEKGDTIPVDAILAILGEKGEDYKSILEEEKKAESAKPKEDDADESDSEKEEESAEKAEPKKEKESETDTESSKDGDRVKISPLASKMAKENDIDVNQLKGSGDGGRIIKRDIEEYIEKGPQQTSVAPTVAGKEAFEEKNVSQMRKTIAKRLSESKFTAPHFYLTASIRMDKAVKARASMNEVSETKISFNDLIIKAAAMALRSHPQVNASWRDTTIRYNKHIHIGMAVAMDEGLLVPVIRFADMLSLNEISATAKDFGQKVKDRKLQPSDWEGNTFTISNLGMFDIEEFTAIINPPDACILAVGSIKEEAVVENGEIKAGHTLRVTLSCDHRVVDGVTGAKFLKTFKDLLEDPVRMLI; this comes from the coding sequence ATGGCTGAAGTAATAAGAATGCCCCGCATGAGCGACACTATGGAAGAAGGGGTAATTGTTGAATGGAATAAAAAAGTTGGCGATTCAATAAAAGCCGGTGATATTTTAGCTGAAGTTGAGACTGACAAAGCTACTATGGAATTAGAAAGCTATCAGGAAGGAACTCTTTTATACATTGGAGTTGAAAAGGGAGATACTATTCCTGTGGATGCTATTTTAGCAATCCTGGGTGAGAAGGGTGAAGATTATAAAAGCATCTTGGAAGAGGAAAAAAAGGCTGAATCAGCTAAACCAAAAGAAGACGATGCTGATGAATCTGATAGTGAGAAAGAGGAAGAAAGTGCAGAAAAAGCAGAACCTAAAAAAGAAAAAGAAAGTGAAACAGACACTGAATCGTCAAAAGACGGAGACAGAGTAAAAATCTCTCCTTTAGCCAGTAAAATGGCAAAAGAAAATGATATTGACGTAAATCAGCTTAAGGGAAGCGGAGATGGCGGAAGAATCATAAAGCGCGATATAGAAGAATATATTGAAAAAGGTCCTCAGCAAACATCTGTTGCTCCTACAGTAGCCGGAAAAGAAGCTTTCGAAGAAAAGAATGTAAGTCAGATGCGCAAAACGATAGCCAAAAGACTTTCTGAAAGTAAGTTTACGGCTCCTCACTTTTATCTGACAGCCTCTATCAGAATGGATAAAGCAGTAAAAGCAAGAGCTTCCATGAATGAAGTCAGTGAAACTAAGATTTCATTTAATGACTTAATTATAAAAGCTGCTGCCATGGCTTTAAGGAGCCACCCTCAGGTGAATGCTTCCTGGCGAGATACCACCATCAGATATAACAAACATATTCATATTGGAATGGCTGTTGCCATGGATGAAGGACTGTTGGTTCCTGTTATTCGATTTGCCGATATGCTGAGTTTGAACGAAATTTCAGCCACGGCAAAAGATTTCGGACAAAAAGTAAAAGATCGCAAACTACAGCCTTCAGACTGGGAAGGAAATACTTTCACGATTTCTAATCTTGGAATGTTTGACATAGAAGAATTTACGGCGATTATTAATCCTCCGGATGCTTGTATTTTAGCAGTTGGCTCTATCAAAGAAGAAGCCGTCGTTGAAAATGGAGAAATTAAAGCCGGACATACGCTGCGTGTTACACTTTCCTGCGACCACAGAGTGGTGGATGGCGTGACCGGTGCTAAATTCTTAAAGACTTTCAAAGACTTACT
- the dnaX gene encoding DNA polymerase III subunit gamma/tau: MEKFIVSARKYRPARFDEVVGQQSVTVTLKNAIRQKKLAHAFLFCGPRGVGKTTCARILAKTINCENPTEDFEACGKCSSCISLSENSSLNIFEMDAASNSHVEDIRNLIEQVRYAPQNGRYKIYIIDEIHMLSSSAFNAFLKTLEEPPAYTKFILATTEKHKILPTILSRCQIFDFNRISIDDIVQHLEEICQKEEIEYEADALHLIAQKADGGLRDALSIFDRMASFGDRNINFKQVAENLNILDHEFYFNITEHLAEGDTSELLLIYSDILKKGFEGDLFLNGLTEHFRNLLVAGTDKTLSLLQTAGKLKERYIQQSGQVHPAFLLNWANLANKAEFEYRDSKNKRLHVELALLKMASLHSMFSITADSTDTMQKKKPETDNLGETKNDYSGKEPEPKSVKEEDNTQSYENKNKPEKETVHIRKDKINELKSIGIDKIKDYKNEENQSEEPKTTLSEPAESLSQNETPATKDLTADKLWEIWKQMAESSNKPSLSNTYNRENLSISIDDSKLILETATENTIKSNEDYIIKAFRKETQIDNLVMIIKKIEKTSTFAENKPFTNEDKLHFFIQKKPEMKLLMEKLNLRLEY, translated from the coding sequence ATACAGGCCGGCAAGATTTGATGAAGTAGTTGGACAGCAAAGTGTTACCGTTACTTTAAAAAATGCTATTCGTCAGAAAAAACTGGCGCATGCTTTTTTATTTTGTGGCCCCAGAGGTGTTGGGAAAACAACCTGCGCAAGAATACTGGCAAAAACCATTAATTGCGAAAATCCTACAGAAGATTTTGAAGCTTGCGGGAAGTGCAGCTCCTGCATTTCGTTATCAGAAAACAGCTCTTTGAATATTTTTGAGATGGATGCCGCTTCAAACAGCCATGTTGAGGATATTAGAAATCTGATTGAACAGGTTCGCTATGCTCCTCAAAACGGCCGCTACAAAATCTATATCATAGATGAGATACACATGCTTTCATCCAGTGCATTTAATGCATTTCTGAAAACACTGGAAGAACCTCCTGCATACACAAAATTCATTTTAGCAACTACCGAAAAACATAAAATACTGCCGACTATCCTTTCCAGATGTCAGATTTTTGATTTCAATCGCATATCCATAGATGATATAGTTCAGCACCTGGAAGAAATTTGCCAAAAAGAAGAAATTGAATATGAAGCTGATGCCCTGCATTTAATAGCTCAAAAAGCTGATGGCGGACTTAGAGATGCATTGTCAATTTTTGACAGAATGGCCAGCTTCGGGGACAGAAATATTAACTTTAAGCAAGTAGCTGAAAATTTAAACATACTGGATCATGAGTTTTATTTCAATATCACTGAACATCTTGCAGAAGGAGATACCTCGGAATTGCTTCTGATATATAGTGATATCTTAAAAAAGGGCTTTGAAGGAGATTTGTTCCTAAACGGGCTGACAGAACATTTCAGAAATCTGTTGGTAGCCGGGACAGACAAAACACTTTCTCTCCTGCAAACAGCCGGTAAACTAAAAGAAAGATACATTCAGCAATCCGGGCAGGTTCATCCTGCCTTTCTTCTAAACTGGGCTAATCTTGCTAATAAAGCTGAGTTTGAATATAGAGACAGCAAAAACAAACGACTGCATGTTGAATTGGCACTTTTAAAAATGGCGTCTCTGCACTCTATGTTTTCTATCACTGCCGACTCTACTGATACTATGCAAAAAAAAAAGCCTGAAACCGACAACTTAGGCGAAACAAAGAATGATTATTCAGGAAAGGAACCTGAGCCGAAAAGTGTGAAGGAAGAAGACAATACTCAGTCTTATGAAAATAAAAACAAACCGGAAAAAGAAACAGTACATATAAGAAAGGATAAAATCAATGAGCTAAAGTCTATTGGAATAGATAAAATCAAAGATTATAAAAACGAAGAAAATCAATCTGAAGAGCCAAAAACTACTCTATCTGAGCCTGCTGAATCGCTTAGTCAAAATGAAACTCCTGCCACCAAAGACTTAACAGCTGACAAACTTTGGGAAATATGGAAGCAGATGGCAGAAAGCTCTAACAAGCCTTCCTTAAGCAACACTTATAATCGGGAAAACCTTAGCATTAGCATTGATGACAGTAAACTGATATTGGAAACAGCAACTGAAAACACTATAAAATCAAACGAAGATTACATCATAAAAGCTTTCAGAAAGGAAACTCAAATTGATAATCTCGTTATGATTATCAAAAAAATAGAAAAAACAAGTACTTTTGCTGAAAATAAACCATTCACAAACGAGGATAAACTACATTTTTTTATTCAGAAAAAACCGGAAATGAAGTTGCTAATGGAAAAATTAAACCTCAGACTTGAATACTAA
- a CDS encoding insulinase family protein, whose translation MISTKFYKYILSIFLFLSISVLFVSCTEDEKEMKYPYKTVEGDPLNSRIYTLDNGLKVYLSNNPQEPRIQTFVAVRAGSKHDPAETTGLAHYLEHMLFKGTDKMGTINWEKEKVLLDKLSDLYEEHRFTDDEAEKRKIYAKIDSISFEASKLAIPNEYDKMISSIGARGTNAYTSVEQTVYVNDIPANELERWLKVEAERFRKVVLRLFHTELETVYEEFNMGQANDGRKAWRAMTEALFPTHQYGTQTTIGEGEHLKNPSMVNIHKYFEKYYIPNNMAICLSGELDYDETIRLIDKYFGGYEMGEEPVFTYDELPPIEEPVIKEVVGNEEPFVYAAFRFDGAASDDALMIKLISGLLSNGQAGLIDLNLLQRQRILGGGSFEVTMEDYSIHGLYGSPRQGQTLEDVKALLLDELEKIKAGEFEEWLIEAVINNFRLQQIRAYESNRARASAFVNAFVRSVPWENVVTEFDRMEKITKQDIVDFANKHYSNNYAVIYKRSGVDEDVLEVEKPQITPIVMNRDTQSVFYTSFTEMPTTELDPVFIDYDEVISREQVANRFPFYYIENEINELFSLNYIYDMGKDHDRYLELAVNYLPYLGTTRYSADELKEQFFRLGLRFDVSSSRDNINIRLSGLESSLEEGIELFEHILTSATADEQALNDLIDGILKERVNQKLNKNVILRSGMVNYAMFGANSPFTYILSEEELKAVEAQYLVDKIRELADYPYRIFYYGQENKDRVKELVENYRPQVEDLREAPEPTIFKELPTEKNEVYFIHYNMVQTDVMFVSRDKLFDKNLLPYAQLYLEFFGAGLSSIVFQEIREAKALAYSAWSVFSMPARSDNHHFLRAYVGTQADKLEEAVEAMIDLMNNLPDARSQFEGSRESAIRKIQTERITGQSIFWDYEAAKKRGLDFDVRELTYNELQKMDFEKFGAFFDEYISDRNYKFLVLGDRNNVDFDVLARLGEVKKIDLDELFGY comes from the coding sequence ATGATTTCAACAAAGTTTTACAAGTACATTTTATCGATATTTTTATTTTTATCAATAAGTGTTCTCTTTGTTTCATGCACTGAAGACGAAAAAGAAATGAAATACCCCTACAAAACCGTTGAGGGAGACCCTCTCAACAGCCGAATTTACACCTTAGACAATGGTCTGAAAGTTTATTTATCAAACAACCCTCAGGAACCTCGAATACAAACATTTGTAGCGGTTCGCGCCGGCAGCAAACACGACCCCGCAGAAACTACCGGACTGGCTCACTACCTGGAGCACATGCTTTTTAAAGGTACCGATAAAATGGGGACCATTAACTGGGAAAAAGAAAAAGTACTTTTAGATAAGCTTTCAGATTTATATGAAGAACATCGCTTTACGGATGATGAGGCTGAAAAAAGAAAAATTTATGCTAAAATAGACAGCATTTCCTTTGAAGCTTCCAAACTTGCTATCCCGAATGAGTATGATAAAATGATTTCCAGCATTGGTGCCAGAGGAACGAACGCCTACACTTCTGTTGAGCAAACCGTTTATGTAAACGACATTCCGGCAAATGAACTTGAAAGATGGTTAAAGGTAGAAGCAGAAAGATTCAGAAAAGTAGTACTTCGTCTGTTTCACACTGAGTTGGAAACTGTTTATGAAGAGTTCAACATGGGACAGGCCAATGATGGCAGAAAAGCATGGAGAGCTATGACAGAAGCTTTATTCCCTACACATCAGTACGGCACACAAACTACAATCGGTGAAGGAGAGCATTTAAAAAATCCTTCTATGGTGAACATCCATAAGTACTTTGAAAAGTATTATATACCCAACAATATGGCAATTTGTCTGTCAGGAGAATTGGATTATGATGAAACCATAAGACTTATCGACAAATACTTTGGCGGTTATGAAATGGGTGAAGAACCGGTATTTACCTATGATGAACTTCCCCCAATTGAAGAGCCTGTCATAAAAGAAGTAGTTGGCAATGAGGAGCCTTTTGTATATGCCGCCTTCCGTTTTGACGGAGCTGCTTCAGACGATGCTCTTATGATTAAACTAATCAGTGGCTTGCTCAGCAACGGACAAGCGGGACTAATTGACCTGAACTTATTGCAAAGACAGCGTATCCTTGGTGGTGGCAGCTTTGAAGTAACTATGGAAGATTATAGCATACACGGTTTATACGGTTCCCCAAGACAGGGGCAAACCCTTGAAGATGTAAAAGCTCTACTTTTAGATGAACTGGAAAAAATAAAAGCGGGTGAATTCGAAGAGTGGTTGATAGAAGCCGTAATAAACAACTTCAGACTTCAGCAAATTCGTGCATACGAAAGCAACAGAGCAAGAGCTTCTGCTTTTGTAAATGCCTTTGTAAGAAGCGTACCCTGGGAAAATGTGGTTACGGAATTTGACCGTATGGAAAAAATCACCAAGCAGGATATAGTTGATTTTGCAAATAAGCATTACAGCAATAATTATGCAGTTATTTACAAACGTTCGGGTGTAGACGAGGATGTGCTGGAAGTTGAAAAGCCACAAATCACACCTATAGTAATGAACAGAGATACTCAATCAGTATTTTACACCTCATTCACAGAAATGCCTACAACTGAGTTGGATCCTGTTTTCATTGATTATGACGAAGTAATCAGCCGTGAGCAGGTTGCTAACAGATTTCCTTTCTATTATATAGAAAATGAAATAAATGAATTATTTAGCCTGAACTATATCTATGACATGGGAAAAGACCATGACAGATATCTGGAACTGGCAGTAAATTATCTCCCTTATTTGGGAACAACAAGATACTCTGCTGATGAACTAAAAGAGCAGTTCTTCAGATTAGGTCTGCGTTTTGACGTTTCCTCTTCCAGGGATAATATAAATATCCGTTTAAGTGGTTTAGAAAGCTCACTCGAAGAAGGAATAGAACTTTTTGAGCACATACTTACAAGTGCTACAGCGGATGAGCAAGCATTAAATGATTTGATTGATGGTATTTTAAAAGAAAGAGTAAACCAAAAATTAAATAAAAATGTAATTCTGCGTTCCGGAATGGTCAATTACGCTATGTTTGGAGCAAATTCACCCTTTACATATATACTTTCAGAAGAAGAATTGAAAGCAGTGGAAGCACAGTATCTGGTAGATAAAATCAGAGAATTAGCGGATTATCCGTATCGTATTTTCTATTATGGGCAGGAAAATAAAGACCGGGTAAAGGAATTGGTTGAAAACTACCGCCCTCAGGTAGAAGATTTAAGAGAAGCACCGGAACCAACAATTTTCAAGGAATTGCCGACTGAAAAAAACGAGGTATATTTCATCCATTACAATATGGTTCAGACAGATGTGATGTTTGTTTCAAGAGACAAACTTTTTGATAAAAACCTCTTGCCTTATGCCCAGCTATACTTAGAGTTTTTTGGAGCCGGTCTTTCCTCTATTGTTTTTCAGGAAATAAGAGAAGCAAAAGCATTGGCTTATTCAGCATGGTCTGTATTTTCTATGCCGGCTAGAAGTGACAATCACCATTTCCTCAGGGCTTATGTTGGTACTCAGGCAGATAAATTAGAAGAAGCAGTTGAAGCAATGATTGACCTAATGAACAATCTGCCGGATGCAAGATCTCAGTTTGAAGGCTCCAGAGAGTCTGCTATTCGTAAAATCCAAACTGAAAGAATTACCGGTCAGAGTATTTTTTGGGATTACGAAGCTGCCAAGAAAAGAGGCTTAGATTTTGATGTCAGAGAGCTGACCTATAATGAATTGCAAAAAATGGATTTTGAAAAGTTCGGAGCATTTTTTGACGAATACATTAGCGACAGAAACTATAAGTTTTTAGTTTTGGGAGATAGAAACAATGTTGACTTTGATGTACTTGCCCGTTTGGGTGAAGTCAAAAAAATAGATTTAGACGAATTATTTGGTTATTAA